One genomic segment of Oenanthe melanoleuca isolate GR-GAL-2019-014 chromosome 5, OMel1.0, whole genome shotgun sequence includes these proteins:
- the SIVA1 gene encoding apoptosis regulatory protein Siva produces the protein MPKRSCPFGDAAPLQLKTRVGLRELSRGVRGEEYRREVFERTRRLLFRGAQAYMEGAAAAARAAEPGPAGEAQGEGPRWSGQLLIGHDGKLRRRPADRVPPVGASRACSSCVRAADVKDACAQCDRLVCQSCSRLCCCCNAVTCSLCSTVDYGDVGEQVLCNGCSVFQV, from the exons ATGCCGAAGCGCTCCTGCCCCTTCGGGGACGCGGCCCCGCTCCAGCTGAAGACCCGCGTGGGGCTGCGGGAGCTGAGCCGCGGCGTGCGGGGCGAGGAGTACCGGCGGGAGGTGTTCG AGAGGACCCGGCGGCTGCTCTTCAGGGGAGCCCAGGCGTACATGGAGGGCGCGGCGGCCGCCGCCCGAGCGGCGGAGCCGGGGCCGGCCGGGGAGGCGCAGGGCGAGGGGCCGcgctggagcgggcagctcctcatCGGCCACGACGGGAAACTGCGGCGGCGGCCCGCGGACAGGG TTCCGCCGGTGGGAGCGTCCAGAGCCTGCTCGTCGTGTGTGAGAGCGGCCGATGTGAAGGACGCGTGTGCGCAGTGTGACCGGCTCgtctgccagagctgcagcaggctctgctgctgctgtaacGCGGTTACCTGCTCTTTGTGCTCCACTGTTGA TTATGGTGATGTGGGAGAGCAAGTTCTCTGCAATGGTTGTTCAGTATTTCAAGTCTGA